The Candidatus Angelobacter sp. genome contains a region encoding:
- a CDS encoding NAD(P)/FAD-dependent oxidoreductase produces MHQFDFDVAVIGGGSGGYAAARTASGAGLKTAVIEGGKEVGGLCILRGCMPTKALLYAAEVRHLTQYGGIWGMKPGEVRFDWGAVMARKDGLIKEFADDRARQLGSGRFEFIRASARFAGAHTVALDNGGTVTAAHFVISTGSVVARAPLPQLAAVGYLTSDDALALRKLPGSIIVLGGGAVAVEFAQLFARFDVDVTLVQRSPHLLKDFDTDAAAVVEAVFRREGIKLFTDTRLLDAYRDGRSKVITFTHNGARTQAKAEEILFALGRAPNTATLALDKAGVKTDLGRVVTNDAMQSSAPHIYAAGDCTGPHEIVHVAVQQGEIAAHNIAHPKTPRRIDHRLLVHVVFTDPQIGIVGLTEKEAKARNIPHLAASHPFSDHGKSLIMEAKDGFVKLLADPRSGEILGGCCVGPLGGELIHEIIIAMAKRMTVHELATTPHYHPTLAEIWTYPAEELAARIPAAPGPS; encoded by the coding sequence ATGCATCAATTCGATTTCGATGTCGCCGTGATCGGCGGCGGCAGCGGCGGTTACGCAGCAGCGCGTACCGCGTCAGGCGCAGGATTGAAAACCGCCGTCATTGAAGGCGGCAAAGAGGTGGGCGGACTCTGCATCCTGCGAGGTTGCATGCCGACGAAGGCGCTGCTCTACGCCGCCGAAGTCCGCCATCTCACCCAGTACGGCGGCATCTGGGGAATGAAGCCCGGCGAAGTCAGATTTGACTGGGGCGCGGTCATGGCGCGCAAGGACGGTCTCATCAAGGAATTCGCCGATGATCGGGCCCGGCAGCTGGGCAGCGGCAGATTCGAATTCATCCGCGCCAGCGCGCGCTTTGCCGGCGCTCACACAGTGGCGCTCGACAATGGTGGGACAGTCACCGCCGCGCATTTTGTCATCAGCACCGGCTCCGTTGTCGCCCGGGCTCCCCTGCCCCAGCTGGCCGCCGTGGGATACCTGACCAGCGACGACGCGCTCGCGCTCAGGAAACTCCCCGGTTCGATAATCGTTCTTGGCGGCGGCGCGGTGGCGGTCGAATTCGCACAGCTGTTCGCGCGCTTCGACGTCGATGTGACGCTTGTTCAACGCAGCCCGCATCTGCTGAAAGATTTCGACACCGATGCCGCCGCGGTCGTCGAAGCTGTTTTCCGCCGCGAAGGAATCAAGCTGTTCACCGACACGCGGCTCCTGGACGCCTATCGCGATGGCCGCTCCAAGGTGATCACGTTTACGCACAACGGCGCCAGGACGCAGGCGAAGGCGGAGGAGATTCTTTTCGCGCTGGGTCGCGCGCCGAACACCGCCACGCTTGCGCTCGACAAGGCGGGCGTGAAGACCGACCTGGGCCGGGTCGTCACGAACGACGCGATGCAATCGAGCGCGCCGCACATTTACGCCGCCGGCGACTGCACGGGACCGCACGAGATCGTGCATGTTGCAGTTCAGCAGGGCGAGATCGCCGCGCACAACATCGCGCATCCGAAAACGCCGCGCAGGATCGACCATCGATTACTGGTACACGTTGTGTTCACCGACCCGCAGATAGGAATCGTGGGACTGACCGAAAAGGAGGCGAAAGCGCGGAACATCCCCCATCTTGCGGCGAGTCATCCGTTCAGCGATCACGGCAAGTCGCTCATCATGGAAGCCAAGGATGGCTTTGTGAAACTGCTCGCGGACCCAAGGTCGGGCGAAATTCTGGGCGGCTGTTGCGTCGGACCGCTGGGCGGTGAACTCATTCACGAAATCATCATCGCGATGGCCAAACGCATGACCGTTCACGAGCTGGCGACGACGCCGCATTACCATCCCACCCTGGCGGAAATCTGGACGTATCCGGCGGAGGAACTGGCGGCAAGAATCCCCGCGGCGCCGGGACCGTCGTGA
- a CDS encoding Gfo/Idh/MocA family oxidoreductase: MGTQPRRRFIKQTMAVAAAAPFISTRVTRALAQASDKKLGFALCGLGSLSTNQIAPGLQKTKFCRLAGIITGTPAKAGKWKAQYNIPEKNIYNYETMHRIADNPDIDVVYVVTPNALHAQYTIEAARAGKHVLSEKPMEVSVRKCQEMIDACKKAGRQLAVGYRCHFEPNNVECVRLAREKVFGGIKVIEAGFGFRIGDPTQWRLRHALAGGGALMDVGIYALQATRYISSEEPTVVSAMETKTDPVKFKEVDESIVWQLKFPSGIIAYCSTTYLVNGINRYTAYAEKGWFGLDPAYSYGGIGGRRSDGKEIKVQEIDQFAAEMDNFAQCILNRTPSRVSGEEGLRDIRILMATYESIKSGKPVKLA, encoded by the coding sequence ATGGGAACGCAACCTCGCAGAAGGTTTATCAAACAAACAATGGCGGTGGCGGCGGCAGCGCCGTTCATCAGCACCAGGGTGACACGCGCGCTCGCGCAAGCCTCCGACAAAAAACTCGGCTTCGCCCTGTGCGGACTCGGCAGTTTGAGTACCAACCAGATCGCGCCCGGCCTGCAAAAAACGAAATTCTGCCGCCTGGCCGGAATCATTACCGGCACCCCCGCCAAGGCCGGGAAATGGAAGGCGCAATACAACATTCCCGAGAAAAACATCTATAACTATGAAACGATGCACCGGATCGCCGATAATCCGGACATCGACGTTGTTTATGTTGTCACGCCCAACGCACTTCACGCGCAATACACGATCGAAGCGGCGCGGGCGGGCAAACATGTCCTCAGCGAAAAGCCGATGGAGGTATCGGTCAGGAAATGCCAGGAGATGATCGACGCCTGCAAAAAGGCCGGGCGCCAGCTTGCCGTCGGCTATCGTTGCCACTTCGAGCCGAATAATGTCGAGTGCGTGCGGCTGGCGCGCGAAAAGGTTTTCGGCGGCATCAAAGTCATTGAAGCCGGATTTGGCTTTCGCATCGGCGATCCCACGCAGTGGCGGCTCAGGCACGCGCTGGCGGGCGGCGGCGCGCTCATGGACGTCGGCATTTACGCCTTGCAGGCGACGCGCTATATCAGCAGCGAGGAACCGACCGTTGTGTCCGCGATGGAGACCAAGACCGATCCCGTCAAGTTCAAGGAGGTGGACGAATCCATCGTGTGGCAGCTCAAGTTTCCCAGCGGCATCATTGCGTATTGCAGCACAACCTATCTCGTCAACGGCATCAACCGCTACACGGCCTATGCCGAGAAAGGCTGGTTTGGACTCGACCCGGCCTATAGTTACGGGGGCATCGGCGGCCGGCGGAGCGACGGCAAGGAAATCAAGGTGCAGGAAATCGATCAGTTCGCCGCCGAGATGGACAACTTCGCGCAGTGCATTCTCAACAGGACGCCGAGCCGGGTGTCGGGAGAAGAAGGATTGCGCGACATTCGCATCCTGATGGCCACTTATGAGTCCATTAAATCGGGCAAACCGGTGAAGCTGGCGTAA
- a CDS encoding NIPSNAP family protein: MKTPVLLALTAFIINPVGSQAADTRCYELRIYHAAPGKLDDLNARFRNATMRIFEKHGMKNIGYWMPVDNTGNRLIYVLEHPSREAANKAWKEFGADPEWQKVAKASEANGRLVTKVDRYFMAATDYSPEIKQVKAGAPRLFELRTYTAAPGRLEDLHARFRAHTCELFAKHGMTNFGYWTPLDQDKGGGDTLIYILAHKSKDASDASWKAFREDPDWVAVKKASEDKAGGSLTTKVESVFMTPTDYSPTK; encoded by the coding sequence ATGAAAACCCCGGTCCTGCTCGCTCTCACCGCATTCATTATCAACCCCGTCGGCAGCCAGGCCGCCGACACACGTTGCTACGAACTCCGCATCTACCACGCCGCGCCCGGCAAGCTGGACGATCTCAACGCTCGTTTCCGCAACGCGACGATGCGGATTTTCGAGAAGCACGGCATGAAAAACATCGGCTACTGGATGCCCGTGGACAACACGGGCAACAGGCTGATCTACGTGCTTGAGCACCCGAGCCGCGAAGCCGCCAACAAGGCGTGGAAGGAATTCGGTGCCGATCCCGAGTGGCAGAAGGTCGCGAAAGCGTCCGAAGCGAACGGCCGGCTTGTTACGAAGGTGGACCGCTATTTCATGGCCGCCACAGACTACTCGCCGGAAATCAAACAGGTGAAGGCGGGTGCGCCGCGCCTTTTCGAATTGCGCACCTACACCGCCGCGCCCGGCAGGCTGGAGGACCTGCACGCGCGTTTCCGCGCCCACACCTGCGAGCTGTTCGCGAAGCATGGCATGACCAATTTCGGTTATTGGACGCCCCTGGATCAGGACAAGGGCGGCGGCGACACCCTGATCTACATCCTCGCGCACAAGAGCAAGGACGCATCCGATGCATCGTGGAAGGCGTTTCGCGAGGATCCCGACTGGGTCGCCGTGAAAAAAGCGTCCGAGGACAAGGCCGGCGGATCGCTTACGACAAAAGTGGAATCGGTCTTCATGACGCCGACTGATTATTCGCCGACAAAATGA